A stretch of Myxococcus hansupus DNA encodes these proteins:
- the tssM gene encoding type VI secretion system membrane subunit TssM, with protein MMYLLPLLGIGAPMFALLNYLGFTVQQAAIIAALAGLLAVGIVWVIKRIRARAAAKKLEGALAAQADEQATTVRPDLQPEIKAMQAEFTKAVEALKASKLARGGKDALAVLPWYLIVGPPGAGKSTALRNSGLKFPYLSARGGVRGVGGTRNCDWWLTNEAVLLDTAGRYTSAEEDRPEWLAFLDTVAKHRPGRPINGLIVAISVSELLNADPQAVGEMGQTIRERLDEITARLKMLVPVYVMITKCDLLPGFVEMFSDLSRVERGQIWGFTVPLDQQREASTDLFRERFDQMLSVLEQRSLRRLGQERRLETRENIYSFPQKFDALRKNLAEFLQPLFMENVFQDTPVFRGLYFNSGTQELRATDKVSPSAAEIFGSTNGRAQTDGATDGRSYFLWDVFTKVMFQDQQVAVRSSLEEARVRRQRMILASAASVATALLLSLPTVSFFKNRNLAEAVTEAITSVNLDPRDDIRRVEDLIPLRNRLQELTEYEKSNAPVFMRFGLYQGQKLLPQARQFYNAALRRVLLGKQFELIQQRLDSFGKNPDLLTVRSDEDYSKHFDAYRQYFDDLKMYLLVTTPRESREPELDETQRKWLQDEIVKHWKRVRGDTVDERAVANHAETFLLMLANEQMLAEEQKPARDQRIAFGRVTGVVQSARRSLNNVPLVRLELAQLVANMSGAYPDVTLDQLVGSVPQMNASARVRGAFTRKAYDDVIRERLDLAFQDQQSWVLDRDEKVDTVGSRRELRTRYFEAYTQEWRDFLGSIRVQAPENLTQMESLLTNLTRGKPKPYGRLFRALTYNVQLDKQSMKPPEAATGILAKAGKLFGSEPEKALPQKRELLNANSPSGAQEVTARDVEREFASLIRFATESSKTEDGEESLTALDSYEDQLATVQTTLLAVKDKPAESGLLLDKIESTRTNVEMMVRKQTDNVAIFERLLLPPFQEMRSVVFVGVACNKSKLWHDQVVLPWSHAFKGKYPFDRASQADAPLPEVAEFLRPEGGQVRKFVKEQLLEDVVATGRRWEFTSSGGVMYRPDLLAFLEKTGALSTTLFPGGDTVDPLVRFQVRLRPGVAADGMASQISTITLTLDGTDETYRNGPDTVWKPMIWPGQAGKLGARITVQSADGSTETSLEAEGEWGLFRLLERVKRIEPSADGRYFTATWEIEEMNGALVSIDFRPERTANPFFGVAGNTSKLLAIFRDPGLQPPVGIARKGECAPQAIAADGVH; from the coding sequence ATGATGTACCTGTTACCGCTGTTGGGCATCGGCGCGCCGATGTTCGCCCTGCTGAACTACCTGGGCTTCACGGTCCAACAGGCGGCCATCATCGCCGCGCTGGCGGGCCTGCTGGCCGTGGGCATCGTGTGGGTCATCAAGCGCATCCGCGCGCGCGCCGCCGCCAAGAAGCTGGAAGGCGCGCTGGCGGCACAGGCGGATGAGCAGGCCACCACGGTGCGGCCGGACCTGCAGCCCGAAATCAAGGCCATGCAGGCCGAGTTCACCAAGGCGGTGGAGGCCCTCAAGGCGTCCAAGCTGGCACGCGGTGGCAAGGACGCGCTGGCGGTGCTGCCCTGGTACCTCATCGTCGGCCCTCCGGGCGCGGGCAAGAGCACCGCGCTGCGCAACTCGGGGCTCAAGTTCCCCTACCTCTCCGCGCGCGGCGGCGTGCGCGGCGTGGGTGGCACGCGCAACTGCGACTGGTGGCTGACCAACGAGGCCGTGCTGCTCGACACAGCGGGCCGCTACACCAGCGCGGAGGAGGACCGGCCGGAGTGGCTGGCCTTCCTCGACACGGTGGCGAAGCACCGCCCCGGCCGTCCCATCAACGGCCTCATCGTGGCCATCAGCGTCAGCGAGCTGCTGAACGCGGACCCGCAGGCCGTGGGCGAGATGGGGCAGACCATCCGCGAGCGCCTGGATGAAATCACCGCCCGGCTGAAGATGCTCGTGCCGGTCTACGTGATGATCACCAAGTGCGACCTGCTGCCCGGCTTCGTGGAGATGTTCTCCGACCTGTCGCGCGTGGAGCGCGGGCAGATCTGGGGCTTCACGGTGCCACTGGACCAGCAGCGCGAGGCGAGCACGGACCTGTTCCGCGAGCGCTTCGACCAGATGCTCTCCGTGCTGGAGCAGCGCTCGTTGCGCCGGCTGGGCCAGGAGCGCCGGCTGGAGACGCGCGAGAACATCTACAGCTTCCCGCAGAAGTTCGACGCGCTCCGGAAGAACCTGGCGGAGTTCCTCCAGCCGCTCTTCATGGAGAACGTGTTCCAGGACACGCCCGTCTTCCGCGGCCTGTACTTCAACAGCGGCACGCAGGAGCTGCGCGCGACGGACAAGGTGTCCCCGTCCGCGGCGGAAATCTTCGGCAGCACCAACGGCCGGGCGCAGACGGACGGAGCCACCGACGGCCGTAGCTACTTCCTCTGGGACGTCTTCACCAAGGTGATGTTCCAGGACCAGCAGGTGGCGGTGCGCAGCTCGCTGGAGGAAGCGAGGGTGCGCCGGCAGCGGATGATCCTGGCCAGCGCCGCCTCCGTCGCCACGGCGCTGCTGCTGTCACTGCCCACGGTCTCCTTCTTCAAGAACCGCAACCTCGCGGAGGCCGTCACCGAGGCCATCACCAGCGTCAACCTGGACCCGCGCGACGACATCCGCCGCGTCGAGGACCTGATTCCCCTGCGCAACCGGCTCCAGGAGCTGACCGAGTACGAGAAGAGCAACGCCCCGGTGTTCATGCGCTTCGGTCTCTACCAGGGACAGAAGCTGCTCCCCCAGGCGCGCCAGTTCTACAACGCGGCCTTGCGCCGGGTGCTGCTGGGCAAGCAGTTCGAGCTCATCCAGCAGCGGCTGGACAGCTTCGGGAAGAACCCGGACCTCCTGACGGTGCGCAGCGACGAGGATTACAGCAAGCACTTTGACGCCTACCGACAGTACTTCGATGACTTGAAGATGTACCTGCTGGTGACGACGCCCAGAGAGTCACGCGAGCCCGAGCTGGACGAGACGCAGCGAAAGTGGCTCCAGGACGAAATCGTCAAGCACTGGAAGCGCGTGCGCGGTGACACGGTGGACGAGCGGGCCGTGGCGAACCACGCGGAGACGTTCCTGCTGATGCTCGCCAACGAGCAGATGCTCGCCGAGGAGCAGAAGCCCGCCAGGGACCAGCGCATCGCCTTCGGCCGTGTCACCGGCGTGGTGCAGTCGGCGCGGCGCTCCCTCAACAATGTGCCCCTGGTCCGGCTGGAGCTGGCGCAGCTCGTGGCCAACATGAGCGGCGCGTACCCGGACGTGACGCTGGACCAGCTCGTGGGCTCGGTGCCGCAAATGAACGCGTCGGCGCGGGTACGGGGCGCCTTCACGCGCAAGGCCTACGACGACGTCATCCGCGAGCGGCTGGACCTGGCCTTCCAGGACCAGCAATCGTGGGTGCTCGACCGCGACGAGAAGGTGGACACGGTCGGCTCGCGCCGTGAGCTGCGCACGCGCTACTTCGAGGCCTATACCCAGGAGTGGCGGGACTTCCTCGGCTCCATCCGGGTGCAGGCGCCGGAGAACCTGACGCAGATGGAGAGCCTGCTGACGAACCTGACGCGCGGCAAGCCCAAGCCCTATGGCCGGCTGTTCCGCGCCCTCACGTACAACGTGCAGCTCGACAAGCAGTCCATGAAGCCGCCGGAGGCGGCGACGGGCATCCTGGCCAAGGCGGGCAAGTTGTTCGGCTCCGAGCCGGAGAAGGCCCTCCCGCAGAAGCGGGAGCTGTTGAACGCCAACTCGCCGTCCGGCGCGCAGGAAGTCACGGCCCGCGACGTGGAGCGGGAGTTCGCCTCGCTCATCCGCTTCGCGACGGAGTCCTCCAAGACCGAGGACGGCGAGGAGTCGCTGACCGCGCTGGATTCCTATGAGGACCAGCTCGCCACCGTCCAGACGACGCTGCTGGCGGTGAAGGACAAGCCCGCCGAGTCCGGCCTGCTGCTCGACAAGATTGAGTCCACCCGCACCAACGTGGAGATGATGGTGCGCAAGCAGACGGACAACGTCGCCATCTTCGAGCGGCTGCTGCTCCCGCCGTTCCAGGAGATGCGCTCCGTGGTGTTCGTGGGCGTGGCCTGCAACAAGAGCAAGCTGTGGCACGACCAGGTGGTGCTGCCGTGGAGCCACGCCTTCAAGGGCAAGTACCCGTTCGACCGCGCGTCGCAGGCGGACGCCCCGCTGCCCGAGGTCGCCGAGTTCCTGCGCCCCGAGGGCGGACAGGTGCGCAAGTTCGTCAAGGAGCAGCTCCTGGAGGACGTGGTGGCCACGGGCCGCCGGTGGGAGTTCACCTCGTCGGGCGGCGTCATGTATCGCCCGGACCTGCTCGCCTTCCTGGAGAAGACGGGCGCGCTGTCCACCACGCTGTTCCCCGGCGGTGACACGGTGGACCCGCTGGTCCGCTTCCAGGTGCGCCTGCGTCCGGGCGTCGCCGCGGACGGCATGGCGTCGCAGATCTCCACCATCACCCTCACCCTGGACGGCACCGACGAGACGTACCGCAACGGCCCGGACACGGTGTGGAAGCCGATGATCTGGCCCGGTCAGGCTGGCAAGCTCGGCGCCCGCATCACCGTTCAGAGCGCGGATGGCTCCACGGAGACGTCGCTGGAGGCCGAGGGTGAATGGGGTCTGTTCCGCCTGCTGGAGCGCGTCAAGCGCATCGAGCCCAGCGCGGACGGCCGCTACTTCACGGCGACGTGGGAGATTGAAGAGATGAACGGCGCGCTGGTGTCCATCGACTTCCGTCCCGAGCGCACCGCGAACCCGTTCTTCGGCGTGGCGGGCAACACGTCCAAGCTGCTCGCCATCTTCCGGGATCCGGGGCTGCAACCGCCGGTGGGCATCGCGCGCAAGGGCGAGTGCGCGCCGCAGGCCATCGCGGCGGATGGAGTTCACTGA
- a CDS encoding DotU family type IV/VI secretion system protein: MDRVTEATKDCFDAAIQLRNSEASAVPPPETLHHRLRGVVDETLRRAAVLGFSHQDAQDMAYALVALIDEIVLGRPEEYRQLWMPLQLHYFNENVAGDGFFARLNTVRKDPHRHEVLQVYYLCMLFGFQGRYRIRGGELELMTLIDTVQKDLERARPFDFDVLSPHGDRPTESLLSKHKKVSTLGISAAALAVAVLFYGVLQFFMNDKIGELRSRIEVHAARNTATSATQTQATGGAQ; the protein is encoded by the coding sequence ATGGACCGAGTCACCGAAGCCACCAAGGATTGTTTCGACGCCGCCATCCAGTTGCGCAATTCGGAGGCCTCGGCGGTGCCCCCGCCCGAGACGCTGCACCACCGGCTGCGCGGGGTGGTGGATGAGACGCTGCGGCGCGCCGCCGTGCTGGGCTTCAGCCATCAGGACGCCCAAGACATGGCCTACGCGCTGGTCGCGCTCATCGACGAGATCGTCCTGGGCCGGCCCGAGGAGTACCGGCAGCTCTGGATGCCCCTGCAGCTCCACTACTTCAATGAGAACGTCGCCGGTGACGGCTTCTTCGCGCGCCTCAACACCGTGCGCAAGGACCCGCACCGGCACGAGGTGCTGCAGGTCTACTACCTGTGCATGCTCTTCGGCTTCCAGGGCCGCTACCGCATCCGCGGCGGCGAGCTGGAGCTGATGACGCTCATCGACACGGTGCAGAAGGACTTGGAGCGCGCGCGGCCCTTCGACTTCGACGTGCTGTCTCCGCACGGTGACCGGCCGACCGAGTCCCTGCTCTCCAAGCACAAGAAGGTGTCGACGTTGGGCATCTCCGCGGCGGCGCTCGCAGTGGCCGTCCTCTTCTACGGCGTGCTGCAGTTCTTCATGAACGACAAGATTGGCGAGCTGCGCAGCCGCATCGAGGTCCACGCGGCGCGCAACACCGCCACCAGCGCCACTCAGACGCAAGCGACAGGAGGGGCGCAGTGA
- the tssK gene encoding type VI secretion system baseplate subunit TssK has translation MKSVQRVVWSEGMFMSPHHLQQQDLYHEQLLDQRLASLEPYPWGVVALELDMEALRAGQVQLSHFVGILPDGLPVSFEAGDAEAPPARPADGYFPPAQRTLDVFLGVPRERSGVESIGSGERLGNSPRYSPASRPVSDLTASTSISQVAFGQRNVRLLFGTEPRDDFEAIKLCELSRDRSGNLTLVESFIPSCLRIDASAYIMNELRTMLRLMVSKQRQLASRRRHRDASSLEFTAGDVTLFLELNALNGTIPFLQHALDAGNLRPRDLYLALVQCAGQLCTFSASADPSTLPSFQFTNLRGTFEDLFRRLSELMRSVALEQCLSVELPAGTDGMFRGRLEDERLERCGHFILAVRSDLPERVVAEQLPKLSKVAAWEDIRSLVQAAAPGVPLSVTYRPPPEIPVQPGTVYFSLSMNDGYWRNVMRDRNLAIYLPQPFDASRTTVELLAVPTANR, from the coding sequence ATGAAGTCCGTGCAGCGTGTCGTGTGGTCGGAGGGCATGTTCATGAGCCCCCACCACCTCCAGCAGCAGGACCTCTACCACGAGCAACTGCTGGATCAGCGCCTGGCTTCGCTCGAGCCCTACCCATGGGGCGTGGTGGCGCTGGAGCTGGACATGGAGGCGCTGCGCGCCGGCCAGGTACAGCTCTCCCACTTCGTGGGCATCCTCCCGGACGGCCTCCCCGTCTCCTTCGAGGCCGGTGACGCGGAAGCCCCGCCCGCGCGGCCCGCGGACGGCTACTTCCCGCCGGCCCAGCGCACCCTGGACGTGTTCCTGGGCGTGCCGCGCGAGCGCAGCGGCGTGGAGAGCATTGGCAGCGGCGAGCGGCTGGGCAACAGTCCTCGCTACTCCCCCGCCTCGCGGCCCGTCAGCGACCTGACGGCGTCCACCTCCATCTCGCAGGTGGCGTTCGGACAGCGCAACGTGCGGCTGCTCTTCGGCACCGAGCCGCGCGACGACTTCGAGGCCATCAAGCTGTGCGAGCTGTCGCGAGACCGCTCCGGCAACCTGACGCTCGTCGAGTCGTTCATCCCGTCGTGCCTGCGCATCGACGCGTCCGCGTACATCATGAACGAGCTGCGCACGATGCTGCGGCTCATGGTGTCCAAGCAGCGCCAGCTCGCCTCGCGGCGGCGGCACCGCGACGCGTCCTCGCTGGAGTTCACCGCGGGCGACGTGACGCTCTTCCTGGAGCTCAACGCGCTCAACGGCACCATCCCCTTCCTCCAGCACGCGCTGGACGCGGGCAACCTGCGTCCCCGGGATTTGTACCTGGCGCTGGTGCAGTGCGCGGGGCAGTTGTGCACCTTCTCCGCCAGCGCGGACCCGTCCACGCTGCCGAGCTTCCAGTTCACGAACCTGCGCGGCACCTTCGAGGACCTGTTCCGCCGCCTCTCCGAGCTGATGCGCTCGGTGGCGCTGGAGCAGTGCCTGTCGGTGGAGCTGCCCGCGGGCACGGACGGCATGTTCCGCGGACGGCTGGAGGACGAGCGGCTGGAGCGCTGCGGTCACTTCATCCTCGCGGTGCGCAGCGATCTGCCCGAGCGCGTGGTGGCCGAACAACTGCCCAAGCTGTCCAAGGTGGCCGCGTGGGAGGACATCCGCTCGCTGGTGCAGGCCGCCGCCCCGGGCGTGCCGCTGTCGGTGACGTACCGTCCGCCGCCGGAGATTCCGGTGCAGCCGGGCACCGTCTACTTCAGCCTTTCGATGAACGACGGCTACTGGCGGAACGTGATGCGCGACCGGAACCTCGCCATCTACCTGCCGCAGCCGTTCGACGCGAGCCGAACGACCGTGGAACTGCTCGCGGTTCCCACCGCCAATCGCTGA
- the tssJ gene encoding type VI secretion system lipoprotein TssJ produces the protein MALGHTGAGREGKTGRNLRWGVVIALAAALGGNAGCVKRVPQACETPPPFQVVVDASEQLNPDARGRSLPTVVQIVQLKDSVRLERAGFKDLWGKPEEFLKEDLLQVAEVVIPPGRQVKRWVQRDPKARFVMAMGHFRQPLGYSWRTVAVLPVVEEARCVERPAGDQGDPKSGDDVFRYRLQGYQIDLMLRPMTQAPEPRLQPQAGDTASPRRGV, from the coding sequence TTGGCGCTAGGACACACAGGCGCCGGCCGGGAGGGGAAGACGGGCCGGAACCTTCGGTGGGGTGTGGTCATCGCGCTCGCGGCCGCCTTGGGCGGGAACGCGGGCTGTGTGAAGCGCGTGCCCCAGGCGTGTGAGACGCCGCCACCGTTCCAGGTGGTGGTGGATGCGTCGGAGCAACTCAACCCGGATGCCCGCGGACGCTCGCTGCCCACCGTGGTGCAGATCGTCCAACTCAAGGACAGCGTCCGGCTGGAGCGCGCGGGCTTCAAGGACCTGTGGGGCAAGCCGGAGGAGTTCCTCAAGGAGGACCTGCTCCAGGTGGCCGAGGTGGTGATTCCCCCGGGCCGGCAGGTGAAGCGCTGGGTGCAGCGTGATCCCAAGGCCCGCTTCGTCATGGCCATGGGGCACTTCCGGCAGCCCCTGGGTTACTCGTGGCGCACAGTGGCGGTGTTGCCCGTGGTGGAGGAGGCGCGCTGCGTGGAGCGCCCCGCGGGTGACCAGGGCGACCCCAAGTCGGGCGACGACGTCTTCCGCTACCGGCTGCAAGGCTATCAGATCGACTTGATGCTCCGGCCCATGACGCAGGCGCCGGAGCCTCGGCTCCAACCCCAAGCTGGCGACACCGCGTCGCCGCGGAGAGGTGTATGA
- the tssI gene encoding type VI secretion system tip protein TssI/VgrG produces MIANAALQANQAEFEFQAGPFTAGELAVLGFEAEETLSQPYAVEVALAARPDVEIDEKALLGQDARLTIMLGDGTARFFHGIVSRMSRWDEGNGPERRRYRATVVPRLWTLRHRRKSRIYQELTVPDIVHKVLDEAKVEHRLALTGDYPKRDYCVQYRESDLDFVARLLEEEGIFYFFEHGEDAHMMVLGDGASANPAMMGEPKLVFRERSQMVASQEYVHELVSRTEVQPGAVALRDYNFLRPAQDLGSSSEADDAEVALEIYDYPGRYDAPGPGRNLAKVRLEELRARAETVTGASYSRRICVGHSFELAEHPDESANRKYLPISVRHLGHQSEALSIEQGSLRSREGYRNEFICQPAEVPFRPPRVTPRPVIPGAQTAIVVGPSGEEIHTDEHGRIKVQFHWDREGKNNDKSSCWIRVSQAWAGPGWGALYLPRIGHEVVVEFLEGDPDRPIVTGSVYNGANPTPIDLPGSKTQSTLRSSSSPGGAGSNELRFEDAAGTELVYVHAQRDFNIVVENDKTQEVRGNETLLVKKDRTRVIEGNQALTVLKNDDSTITGNQSLAVTLNRSTTVGGNHTEAVAGDQSISVTGNQALTVAMASAETVALGKMLNVGGALAVTVGAAFNELVGGLKSEQVGGAKVEVVGAKKSETVKGARTMQVGGDLSEEIGKSRTLKVDKDMLVSVGGKVNHAAKDAYTLSAKEISLVAQEQFTLKVGSATLQVKKNGDVVIKGAKVEITASGDVVIKGSKISEN; encoded by the coding sequence ATGATCGCGAACGCCGCCTTGCAAGCCAACCAGGCTGAGTTCGAGTTCCAGGCAGGGCCATTCACCGCCGGAGAGCTGGCGGTCCTCGGGTTCGAGGCCGAGGAGACGCTGTCACAGCCCTACGCCGTCGAAGTCGCGCTGGCCGCCCGGCCGGACGTGGAGATCGATGAGAAGGCGTTGTTGGGCCAGGACGCCCGGCTCACCATCATGCTCGGCGACGGCACCGCGCGCTTCTTCCACGGCATCGTGTCGCGCATGTCACGCTGGGATGAAGGCAATGGCCCGGAGCGCCGCCGCTACCGCGCCACCGTCGTGCCCCGGCTGTGGACGCTCCGCCACCGGCGCAAGAGCCGCATCTACCAGGAGCTGACCGTCCCGGACATCGTCCACAAGGTGCTGGACGAGGCCAAGGTGGAGCACCGGCTGGCGCTCACGGGGGACTACCCGAAGCGCGACTACTGCGTGCAGTACCGCGAGTCGGACCTCGACTTCGTGGCCCGCCTGCTCGAGGAGGAAGGCATCTTCTACTTCTTCGAGCACGGCGAGGACGCCCACATGATGGTGCTGGGGGATGGCGCCTCCGCCAACCCGGCGATGATGGGCGAGCCCAAGCTCGTCTTCCGCGAGCGCAGCCAGATGGTCGCCTCGCAGGAGTACGTCCACGAGCTGGTCTCCCGGACGGAGGTCCAGCCCGGCGCCGTCGCGCTGCGCGACTACAACTTCCTGCGCCCCGCACAGGACCTGGGCTCCTCGTCCGAGGCGGACGACGCCGAGGTGGCGCTCGAAATCTACGACTACCCCGGCCGTTACGACGCGCCCGGCCCCGGCCGCAACCTGGCCAAGGTGCGCCTGGAAGAGCTGCGCGCGCGGGCGGAGACGGTGACGGGCGCCAGCTACAGCCGCCGCATCTGCGTGGGCCACTCCTTCGAGTTGGCCGAGCACCCCGACGAGTCCGCCAACCGCAAGTACCTGCCCATCTCCGTGCGGCACCTGGGCCACCAGTCCGAGGCGCTGAGCATCGAGCAGGGGTCGCTGCGCAGCCGCGAGGGCTACCGCAACGAGTTCATCTGCCAGCCCGCAGAGGTCCCCTTCCGCCCGCCCCGCGTGACGCCCCGGCCGGTGATTCCGGGCGCGCAGACGGCCATCGTCGTGGGTCCCTCGGGCGAGGAGATCCACACCGACGAGCACGGCCGCATCAAGGTCCAGTTCCACTGGGACCGCGAGGGCAAGAACAACGACAAGAGCTCGTGCTGGATTCGCGTCAGCCAGGCCTGGGCCGGTCCGGGCTGGGGCGCGCTGTACCTGCCGCGCATCGGGCACGAGGTCGTCGTCGAGTTCCTCGAGGGTGACCCGGACCGTCCCATCGTCACGGGCAGCGTCTACAACGGCGCCAACCCGACGCCCATCGACCTGCCCGGCAGCAAGACGCAGAGCACCCTGCGCTCCAGCTCCAGCCCCGGAGGCGCGGGCTCCAACGAGCTGCGCTTCGAGGACGCCGCCGGCACCGAGCTCGTCTATGTCCACGCGCAGCGGGACTTCAACATCGTCGTGGAGAACGACAAGACGCAGGAGGTCCGCGGCAACGAGACGTTGCTGGTGAAGAAGGACCGCACCCGCGTCATCGAAGGCAACCAGGCCCTCACGGTGCTGAAGAACGACGACAGCACCATCACCGGCAACCAGTCGCTGGCCGTCACCCTCAACCGCTCCACCACCGTGGGCGGCAATCACACCGAGGCGGTGGCCGGAGACCAGTCCATCAGCGTCACGGGCAACCAGGCCCTCACGGTGGCCATGGCGTCCGCGGAGACGGTGGCCCTGGGGAAGATGCTCAACGTGGGCGGCGCGCTCGCCGTCACCGTGGGCGCCGCCTTCAACGAACTGGTGGGCGGCCTCAAGTCCGAACAGGTGGGTGGCGCCAAGGTGGAGGTGGTGGGCGCCAAGAAGTCGGAGACGGTCAAGGGCGCGCGCACGATGCAGGTGGGCGGCGACCTCTCCGAGGAGATCGGCAAGTCCCGCACGCTCAAGGTGGACAAGGACATGCTCGTGAGCGTCGGCGGCAAGGTCAATCACGCCGCCAAGGACGCCTACACCCTGTCCGCCAAGGAAATCTCCCTGGTCGCCCAGGAGCAGTTCACCCTGAAGGTAGGGTCCGCCACGCTCCAGGTGAAGAAAAACGGGGATGTCGTCATCAAGGGCGCCAAGGTTGAAATCACGGCATCCGGGGATGTCGTCATCAAGGGCTCCAAGATTTCGGAGAATTAG
- a CDS encoding OmpA family protein: MRRKELLHRGLALALVLSSLSAGAQEGSPLQRGFDLERLELNPGAEGSLLVGLGELLPKGRFRATVLAHYAHNPLLFVDSGRELAVVGSRATAHLAAAYAPLDWLQVGLQVPLVAFQGGNTLLMQEKNIAAPASQALATPRVSGRFGLLRQDVQGGVDLAVELGVGLPLGSRDAFSRDGDSLRFSPKVMVGRHFGFVRAGAEIGYERRPRLLLTERTGDLEDEVGEELRVGLALATTGRRMRWEFNVRGMVPLTNQPTSVELLPGGRYLVNSSLELFGLVGIGVGSAPGTPLFRLMVGGAFGQVTPPRGPGESSVMCEMGLPPEVKVVECPDLDEDMDGVRNGDDKCPLVAGDVARQGCSAQDTDGDGIEDMLDGCPLEPGPAARQGCPIPDQDGDEVPDEIDSCPNDPGPADNRGCPIRDTDGDGIDNDKDECPNEPGPPERNGCPESDSDKDGVPNRVDSCANEPGDAKNLGCPLHVLPLVELRPDRLVVMGKVFFEPSQARVQSRSYELLDWVAKVINEHPEIPSVVVGAHTDDRGFPDANRRLSQGRAEAVRQYLITKGVEPGRLQSVGFGQDRPIDSNATSNGRENNRRVEFLLVVPEKEKTGTPRR, translated from the coding sequence ATGAGAAGAAAAGAGCTCCTGCACCGCGGGCTCGCGTTGGCACTGGTGCTGTCGTCCCTGTCCGCTGGGGCGCAGGAAGGATCGCCCCTTCAGCGCGGGTTCGACCTGGAGCGCCTGGAGCTGAACCCCGGAGCGGAGGGCTCGCTGTTGGTGGGCCTGGGTGAGCTCCTTCCCAAGGGGCGCTTCCGCGCCACGGTGCTCGCGCACTACGCCCACAACCCGCTGCTCTTCGTCGATTCGGGCCGGGAGCTGGCGGTGGTGGGCAGCCGCGCCACCGCGCATCTGGCCGCCGCCTACGCCCCGTTGGACTGGTTGCAGGTGGGGCTCCAGGTGCCGCTGGTTGCCTTTCAAGGTGGCAACACGCTGCTGATGCAGGAGAAGAACATCGCCGCGCCCGCCAGCCAGGCCCTGGCGACGCCGCGCGTGAGCGGCCGGTTCGGTCTGCTGCGGCAGGATGTGCAGGGCGGCGTGGACCTCGCGGTGGAGCTGGGCGTGGGTCTGCCATTGGGCTCGCGCGACGCGTTCTCCCGGGATGGTGATTCGCTGCGCTTCTCGCCCAAGGTGATGGTGGGCCGCCACTTCGGCTTCGTCCGCGCGGGCGCGGAGATTGGCTATGAGCGGCGTCCGCGTCTGTTGTTGACGGAAAGAACGGGCGACCTCGAGGACGAGGTGGGCGAGGAGCTGCGGGTGGGCCTGGCGCTCGCCACCACCGGCCGGCGGATGCGGTGGGAGTTCAACGTGCGGGGCATGGTGCCGCTGACGAATCAGCCCACCTCCGTGGAGCTGCTGCCCGGCGGCCGCTACCTGGTCAATTCCTCGCTGGAGCTGTTCGGGTTGGTGGGCATTGGCGTCGGCTCCGCGCCGGGAACGCCGCTGTTCCGGTTGATGGTGGGCGGCGCCTTCGGTCAGGTGACGCCGCCGCGCGGCCCGGGCGAGTCGTCGGTGATGTGTGAGATGGGGCTGCCTCCCGAAGTGAAGGTCGTGGAGTGCCCCGACCTGGACGAGGACATGGACGGCGTCCGGAACGGCGACGACAAGTGCCCGCTGGTGGCGGGCGACGTCGCGCGGCAGGGCTGCTCCGCGCAGGACACCGACGGCGACGGCATCGAGGACATGCTCGACGGCTGCCCGCTGGAGCCGGGGCCGGCGGCGCGCCAGGGGTGCCCCATCCCCGACCAGGACGGTGACGAGGTCCCTGATGAAATCGATAGCTGCCCCAATGATCCGGGGCCCGCGGACAACCGGGGCTGCCCCATCCGGGACACGGACGGCGACGGCATCGACAACGACAAGGACGAGTGCCCGAACGAGCCGGGTCCTCCGGAGCGCAATGGCTGCCCGGAGTCGGACTCGGACAAGGACGGCGTGCCCAACCGGGTGGACAGTTGCGCGAACGAGCCCGGTGACGCGAAGAACCTGGGCTGTCCGCTGCACGTGCTGCCGTTGGTGGAGCTGCGGCCCGACCGCCTGGTGGTGATGGGCAAGGTGTTCTTCGAGCCTTCGCAGGCGCGCGTGCAGAGCCGCTCCTACGAACTGCTGGACTGGGTGGCGAAGGTCATCAACGAGCACCCGGAGATTCCGTCCGTCGTCGTGGGCGCGCACACGGATGACCGGGGCTTCCCGGATGCGAACCGCCGGCTGTCGCAGGGCCGCGCGGAGGCGGTGCGTCAATACCTCATCACCAAGGGCGTGGAGCCGGGACGCTTGCAGTCCGTGGGCTTCGGTCAGGACCGCCCCATCGACAGCAACGCGACCTCGAACGGCCGCGAGAACAACCGCCGCGTGGAGTTCCTGCTGGTGGTTCCCGAAAAGGAGAAGACGGGCACGCCCCGTCGCTGA